A genomic window from Candidatus Aegiribacteria sp. includes:
- a CDS encoding GNAT family N-acetyltransferase, with amino-acid sequence MDIRTAAFDDIEAIVDIYNQAIAAGQKTADLTPVSIKDRKKWFEDHTPDRYPILVAENGNQIVGYLTISPYRPGRMALRYTAEVSYYVHFEHHRQGIASKLLQHAIGMCPLLRIKTLFAILLDSNQGSIK; translated from the coding sequence ATGGATATACGAACTGCAGCATTCGATGATATCGAAGCGATTGTCGATATTTATAATCAGGCCATTGCCGCGGGTCAGAAGACAGCGGACCTTACGCCTGTTTCTATCAAGGATCGCAAGAAATGGTTTGAAGACCATACCCCTGACAGATATCCTATCCTGGTAGCGGAAAACGGTAATCAGATCGTCGGATACCTGACCATCAGTCCATATCGTCCAGGACGTATGGCACTTCGTTATACGGCTGAGGTGAGCTACTACGTCCACTTCGAACATCATAGACAGGGGATAGCTTCGAAGCTTCTGCAGCACGCCATTGGCATGTGCCCATTACTCCGGATAAAGACTTTATTCGCAATACTTCTTGACAGTAATCAGGGCAGCATCAAG